A genomic stretch from Serratia entomophila includes:
- the dadX gene encoding catabolic alanine racemase DadX, with amino-acid sequence MPRPISATLHLGAIENNLQVVRRYAQGAKVWSVVKANAYGHGIKRVWRSMAQTDGFAMLDLAEAVLLREAGWRGPLLLLEGFFQPQDLALIDRYRLTTAVHSDWQLAAITDASLSAPLEVYLKVNSGMNRLGFAPERLHDVWQKAQGIANIASLTVMSHFATADGPEGVNQQMATIERAAAQIPAPRCLANSAATLWHPETHGNWVRPGIVLYGASPSGRWSDIAASGLQPAMSLRSEIIGIQQLKGGDRVGYGGRYSATGAQRIGVVACGYADGYPRHAPTGTPVWVGGVLTRTLGAVSMDMLAVDLAPCPQAELGTEVELWGRRLPVDDVATAAGTLGYELLTALAARVPVASES; translated from the coding sequence ATGCCCCGCCCGATAAGCGCCACGTTGCACCTTGGCGCGATTGAAAACAATTTGCAGGTGGTTCGCCGTTATGCGCAAGGAGCCAAGGTTTGGTCGGTGGTCAAGGCTAACGCCTATGGGCACGGCATCAAACGCGTCTGGCGCAGCATGGCGCAGACCGATGGCTTCGCCATGCTGGATCTCGCTGAAGCGGTATTGCTGCGTGAGGCCGGTTGGCGAGGGCCGCTCCTGCTGCTTGAAGGTTTCTTCCAGCCGCAGGACCTGGCGCTGATCGATCGTTATCGTCTGACCACGGCGGTGCATAGCGACTGGCAATTAGCGGCGATAACCGACGCCAGCCTATCGGCGCCGCTGGAGGTTTACCTGAAAGTGAACAGCGGCATGAACCGCCTGGGCTTTGCGCCAGAACGCCTGCACGATGTCTGGCAGAAGGCTCAGGGTATCGCAAACATCGCCAGCCTGACGGTGATGAGCCACTTCGCCACCGCCGACGGCCCCGAAGGGGTCAATCAACAGATGGCGACCATCGAAAGGGCGGCGGCGCAGATCCCGGCGCCGCGCTGCCTGGCCAACTCCGCCGCCACGCTGTGGCATCCGGAGACCCACGGTAACTGGGTGCGACCGGGGATTGTTCTGTATGGGGCATCGCCGAGCGGCCGCTGGAGCGACATCGCGGCCAGCGGGCTGCAGCCGGCGATGTCGTTGCGCAGTGAAATTATCGGCATCCAGCAATTGAAAGGCGGCGATCGCGTGGGCTATGGCGGCCGTTACAGCGCTACCGGCGCACAGCGCATTGGCGTGGTGGCCTGCGGTTATGCGGACGGCTATCCGCGCCACGCGCCAACCGGCACGCCGGTATGGGTGGGGGGCGTCTTGACGCGCACGCTGGGCGCGGTATCGATGGATATGCTGGCGGTAGATCTGGCGCCTTGCCCGCAGGCCGAACTGGGTACCGAGGTGGAGCTGTGGGGGCGGCGCCTGCCGGTGGACGATGTGGCCACGGCGGCAGGCACGCTGGGTTATGAACTGCTGACAGCGCTGGCGGCGCGGGTGCCGGTCGCCAGCGAGAGCTGA
- a CDS encoding antibiotic biosynthesis monooxygenase family protein: protein MFIAIYQFKVKTGQEEAFRRAWLALTQGIYLRRGSLGSRLHLDAEGNYLGYAQWPDRATWEKAGNISLEERHLRARERMRATLLSDETIFEMEVTDDYLQIRPFA from the coding sequence ATGTTTATCGCGATATATCAGTTCAAAGTTAAAACCGGCCAGGAAGAAGCCTTCCGCCGTGCATGGCTCGCGCTAACCCAGGGCATTTATCTGCGCCGAGGCAGCCTGGGCTCGCGCCTGCATCTTGATGCCGAAGGGAATTATCTTGGCTACGCGCAATGGCCAGATCGCGCAACATGGGAAAAAGCCGGCAATATTTCCCTGGAGGAGCGTCACCTGCGGGCAAGAGAGCGTATGCGTGCAACGCTGCTCTCCGACGAAACCATTTTTGAAATGGAAGTGACGGATGATTATCTGCAAATCCGGCCGTTTGCATAG
- a CDS encoding D-amino acid dehydrogenase, with protein MRVVILGSGVVGVASAWYLAKAGHEVTVIDRQPGPAMETSAANAGQISPGYAAPWAAPGVPLKAIKWMFQRHAPLAVRLDGSSFQLSWMWQMLKNCNTEHYMTNKGRMVRLAEYSRDCIKALRQETGIQYEGRQGGTLQLFRTQQQFENAAKDIAVLEDAGVPYKLLEAGQLASVEPALAQVAHKLTGGLQLPNDETGDCQLFTQQLAKMAQQAGVTFLYNRSVDRLLVEGDKIAGVQCGGETFKADSYVVAFGSYSTGLLRGLVSIPVYPLKGYSLTIPITDEAAAPFSTVLDETYKIAITRFDQRIRVGGMAEIVGFNTQLEQKRRETLEMVVRDLYPNGGRVEQATFWTGLRPMTPDGTPIVGRTSLKNLFLNTGHGTLGWTMACGSGQLLSDLISGITPAIPSDDLAVARYSAGFRHLNAAPLNDAHPAR; from the coding sequence ATGCGAGTGGTAATTTTAGGTAGTGGGGTGGTGGGTGTTGCCAGCGCCTGGTATTTGGCGAAGGCCGGTCATGAAGTGACGGTGATCGATCGCCAACCAGGCCCGGCGATGGAAACCAGCGCAGCGAACGCCGGGCAGATCTCGCCAGGCTACGCCGCGCCTTGGGCGGCACCCGGCGTGCCGCTGAAAGCCATCAAATGGATGTTCCAGCGCCATGCGCCGCTGGCGGTTCGCCTGGACGGCAGCAGCTTCCAGCTGAGCTGGATGTGGCAGATGCTGAAAAACTGCAACACCGAACACTACATGACCAATAAAGGCCGCATGGTGCGTCTGGCGGAATACAGCCGCGACTGCATCAAGGCGCTGCGCCAGGAAACCGGCATCCAGTACGAGGGGCGCCAGGGTGGCACCTTGCAGTTGTTCCGTACCCAACAGCAATTTGAAAATGCCGCGAAGGACATTGCGGTATTGGAAGACGCCGGTGTGCCTTACAAGCTGCTGGAAGCCGGACAACTGGCCTCCGTCGAACCGGCGTTGGCGCAGGTGGCCCACAAGCTCACCGGCGGTCTGCAATTGCCCAACGACGAAACCGGCGACTGCCAGCTGTTTACCCAGCAATTGGCGAAAATGGCCCAGCAGGCGGGGGTGACCTTCCTGTACAACCGCAGCGTTGACCGTCTGCTGGTGGAGGGCGACAAAATCGCCGGCGTACAGTGCGGCGGCGAGACATTCAAGGCGGACAGCTACGTGGTGGCTTTCGGCTCTTATTCCACCGGCCTGTTGCGTGGCCTGGTGTCGATCCCCGTTTACCCGTTGAAGGGTTACTCGTTGACTATTCCTATCACCGACGAGGCGGCGGCGCCGTTTTCTACGGTGCTGGACGAAACCTACAAAATCGCCATCACCCGTTTCGACCAACGCATTCGCGTCGGCGGCATGGCGGAGATCGTCGGCTTCAATACCCAGCTTGAGCAAAAGCGCCGTGAAACGTTGGAAATGGTGGTGCGCGATCTGTACCCGAACGGCGGCAGGGTGGAACAGGCGACGTTTTGGACCGGCCTGCGCCCAATGACGCCAGACGGCACGCCCATTGTCGGCCGCACTTCGCTGAAGAACCTGTTCCTCAATACCGGGCACGGCACCCTCGGTTGGACCATGGCCTGCGGTTCCGGGCAGTTGTTGTCCGATTTGATCTCCGGTATCACCCCGGCGATCCCTTCCGATGATTTGGCGGTAGCGCGTTACAGCGCAGGCTTTCGCCACCTGAACGCCGCCCCACTGAACGACGCGCATCCTGCACGTTAA